The following coding sequences are from one Arthrobacter sp. 24S4-2 window:
- the queE gene encoding 7-carboxy-7-deazaguanine synthase has product MNYKVKEIFYTLQGEGTHAGRPAVFCRFSLCNLWTGREADRARAVCKFCDTDFVGTDGEGGGKFATPEDLADAVEAAWPSGWEGNRMVVCTGGEPLLQLDNEAVAALKRRGFYVAVETNGTQVPPEGVDWLCVSPKIGADLVVSGGNELKFVYPQAGVNPTTFEQLDFDAFRVQPMDGPDIVENTRLAVEFCLEHPNWQLSMQTHKYLGIP; this is encoded by the coding sequence TTGAACTACAAAGTAAAAGAAATCTTCTACACCCTCCAAGGTGAGGGAACGCACGCGGGCCGACCTGCTGTATTCTGCCGATTCAGCCTTTGCAACCTATGGACAGGGCGGGAAGCAGACCGCGCCCGCGCTGTCTGCAAATTCTGCGATACGGATTTTGTGGGAACTGATGGTGAAGGCGGCGGAAAGTTCGCGACTCCCGAGGACCTAGCAGATGCCGTTGAGGCCGCCTGGCCTTCCGGCTGGGAAGGCAATCGAATGGTTGTCTGCACCGGAGGCGAGCCGCTGCTCCAACTCGACAACGAAGCAGTGGCAGCGCTAAAACGCCGTGGTTTCTACGTCGCCGTCGAGACCAATGGTACGCAGGTCCCTCCGGAAGGCGTCGACTGGCTATGCGTGAGCCCCAAGATTGGCGCCGATCTCGTCGTTTCGGGAGGCAACGAACTCAAGTTCGTATACCCCCAGGCAGGCGTTAACCCCACAACGTTTGAGCAGTTGGATTTCGATGCGTTTCGCGTTCAACCGATGGACGGTCCGGACATCGTTGAAAACACCCGGCTTGCCGTCGAGTTCTGCTTGGAACACCCCAACTGGCAACTCAGCATGCAAACCCACAAGTACCTAGGAATTCCATGA
- the queC gene encoding 7-cyano-7-deazaguanine synthase QueC, whose protein sequence is MTRKAIVLLSGGLDSTTVLAHAKSEGFEPYALSFRYGQRHVVELQAAQRVAEAQGVKNHVVCDIDLRVFGGSALTADVDVPKHESVDQVEENIPVTYVPARNTVFLSFALAYAEVLGSTDIFIGVNALDYSGYPDCRPEYIQAFEAMANLATRAGVEGGVIKIHTPLMDKTKGEIVQMGLALGVDYGLTSSCYDPDDAGHACGHCDSCLLRLKGFADAGSHDPVTYQGV, encoded by the coding sequence ATGACACGCAAGGCAATCGTTCTATTGAGCGGCGGACTGGACTCAACGACGGTACTCGCGCACGCGAAGAGCGAGGGCTTCGAGCCTTACGCCCTGAGCTTCCGTTACGGACAGCGACATGTTGTGGAACTCCAGGCCGCTCAACGTGTCGCAGAGGCGCAGGGCGTCAAGAACCACGTCGTTTGTGATATCGATCTTCGAGTATTTGGTGGATCAGCCCTGACTGCAGACGTGGACGTCCCAAAACACGAGTCCGTCGACCAGGTAGAAGAGAATATCCCAGTCACATACGTGCCGGCAAGAAACACAGTGTTCCTGTCTTTCGCACTGGCCTACGCCGAGGTGCTGGGATCCACGGATATCTTCATTGGCGTGAATGCCCTTGATTACTCCGGCTATCCGGACTGCCGCCCCGAGTACATCCAAGCGTTTGAAGCGATGGCCAACCTGGCAACTCGGGCCGGTGTCGAGGGCGGAGTAATTAAGATCCACACCCCACTGATGGACAAGACCAAAGGTGAGATCGTCCAAATGGGACTGGCTCTTGGCGTCGACTATGGCCTGACGTCGTCTTGCTATGACCCGGATGACGCGGGCCACGCGTGCGGACACTGCGACTCATGCCTCCTCCGTCTCAAGGGCTTCGCGGACGCAGGCAGCCATGACCCCGTCACCTACCAGGGCGTGTAA
- the dbpB gene encoding DGQHR domain-containing protein DpdB — MTQKWLERRALKVLQNEGTPLYLFALAAEEVDLIASVARIGRSEAGKLIGYQRPEKKKHVKQIQDYLDSADVLFPNGLILALPPEVRFRSSRGPATSDGLVIAGTLEIPMSEGPDGPRPAWIVDGQQRSLALSRTKNRRLPVPIAGFVADTLELQREQFLRVNTVQPLPANLVTELLPEITRVPSGRMPTRKLPSALVDMLNQDPLSPFAGMIKRASTTDEAKKTAIVTDTGLVEALKESLESPSGVLFPYRNIATGTTDTEGIRDVLITYWSAVRNTFPQAWGLPPTKSRLMGGVGIRAMGRLMERVMAHVDAGAATAIQDAESELQVIVDSCFWTKGTWPELGLPWDELQNTPRHISALSNYLARAYVTNRATSK; from the coding sequence ATGACCCAAAAATGGCTGGAACGCCGTGCCCTCAAAGTTCTTCAGAATGAGGGCACTCCGCTTTACCTGTTCGCTCTAGCTGCTGAAGAAGTCGATCTCATCGCCTCAGTGGCTCGGATAGGCCGTAGCGAGGCAGGGAAGCTCATCGGGTATCAACGGCCTGAGAAGAAGAAGCACGTGAAGCAGATTCAGGATTACTTGGATAGCGCGGACGTTCTCTTTCCTAACGGGTTGATTCTCGCTCTTCCGCCAGAGGTCCGCTTTAGGTCAAGCCGTGGTCCCGCGACCAGCGACGGCCTTGTTATCGCTGGAACTCTTGAGATCCCTATGAGTGAGGGGCCAGATGGCCCGCGTCCAGCCTGGATCGTCGATGGACAACAGCGAAGTCTTGCGCTTTCACGGACGAAGAACCGTCGACTGCCTGTTCCTATTGCAGGCTTCGTTGCCGACACGCTGGAACTCCAGCGGGAGCAGTTCCTGAGAGTCAACACGGTTCAGCCTCTGCCGGCCAACCTCGTCACAGAACTGTTGCCTGAGATAACTCGAGTTCCTTCCGGAAGGATGCCAACACGAAAACTACCTTCTGCATTGGTCGACATGCTGAATCAAGATCCGTTGTCTCCGTTTGCGGGGATGATCAAGCGCGCCTCGACAACCGACGAGGCTAAGAAGACGGCTATCGTCACGGATACCGGCCTCGTGGAGGCACTCAAGGAGTCCTTGGAATCTCCTTCTGGAGTGTTGTTCCCGTATCGAAATATCGCAACCGGGACAACTGACACCGAGGGGATACGCGACGTTCTGATTACCTATTGGAGCGCAGTCCGAAACACCTTCCCCCAGGCATGGGGACTGCCCCCCACCAAGTCGCGCCTTATGGGAGGCGTCGGAATTCGAGCGATGGGCCGTCTTATGGAGCGTGTTATGGCCCATGTCGATGCAGGCGCTGCCACTGCGATTCAGGATGCCGAATCAGAGTTGCAGGTCATCGTTGACTCCTGTTTTTGGACGAAGGGGACGTGGCCCGAACTGGGCTTGCCTTGGGATGAACTCCAAAACACACCTCGGCACATCAGCGCCTTGTCCAATTATCTAGCTAGGGCTTACGTGACAAACCGGGCGACCTCAAAGTGA